From Terriglobia bacterium, one genomic window encodes:
- a CDS encoding ATP-dependent DNA helicase has protein sequence MPIRIDPDKQSISLSVKDVAALVAGPGAVDEVAYGVARMTLGRLAHESYQASRAQEESSFRKEIAVSHSFHVDEFEVSIGGRIDGVSQRGEVTVVEEVKSTLRTRQELLRYDAASFERYKLQLQLYLYFLWIGGIRSLQGVLVFISLVDEGRYSFQIDFDPETIEALLQDAIRRVIEEWRAEQRRAALKWQLAGKIQFPFSEMRPYQSRMMEHIEEALLARKDAMVCAPTGVGKTVAALMPVLRFALLENKKIFFVTSKTTQQQLVVETVRQILETADAAQKTAGFNVLVLRAKEKMCANDVCFCHPDFCNYAKNYFANLADSKLVDYFSSQALMLPDEIYAKGSPAGVCPFELSLELVNRADLIICDYNYVFDPWISLRLFAAGEPFDHCLLIIDEAHNLYSRGREYYSPELERNTVRELKAWAESRCRGLSSDAQGSVGAHSRAPLRSNQQVSLDFTGSDEPDDRALFDRLATFFTAFENYFERVGFSAREPFEGNLPAEPKYIASLDLNFLTKRWFELESMMLDYFIYRKRRHEVRPDDPFIDFYFQFSRFLSVASIGGKQFSTIYDATENSERLKIVCKDPSRQLAARTSGFYNAAAMSATLEPMEFFRDVLGFEKSRTLSISLPSPFPPENRLIAIVPEVLTTYNQRSRFYEKIARIIESAVRVRPGNYFAFFPSFEFLVSVHRFLDLPDFRVVTQQRVMDEGARAAVLKDLRTAAAPSVGDVPVAQDGDPGEGGIDTRIRPRPNHKASLQQARSTLVLAVQGGIFAEGVDYPGESLIGAIIVGPGLPRVSFEQELMRQYYDEEFADVEGGERSRGFAYAYLYPGMNRVIQSAGRVIRSDTDRGIIVLMDRRFAQHPYIDLMPEHWYRYSPEELIATDLESALRKFWGG, from the coding sequence ATGCCGATCCGGATTGATCCCGATAAACAGAGCATATCGCTCAGCGTGAAGGATGTGGCGGCGCTGGTGGCCGGTCCCGGGGCCGTTGATGAGGTGGCCTATGGCGTGGCCCGAATGACGCTGGGACGGCTGGCGCACGAGTCCTACCAGGCCAGCCGGGCACAGGAGGAGTCCTCGTTCCGGAAGGAAATCGCTGTCAGTCACTCCTTCCACGTCGATGAATTCGAGGTGTCCATCGGGGGACGCATCGATGGGGTCTCCCAGCGGGGAGAGGTGACCGTGGTCGAAGAAGTAAAATCGACCTTGCGCACACGCCAGGAACTGCTCCGATACGATGCCGCCAGTTTTGAGCGGTATAAGCTTCAGCTGCAACTCTACCTGTATTTTCTCTGGATCGGGGGGATTCGCAGCCTGCAGGGGGTCTTAGTCTTTATCAGCCTCGTCGATGAGGGCCGCTATTCTTTTCAAATCGATTTCGATCCGGAAACCATCGAGGCTCTTCTACAAGATGCCATCCGGCGGGTCATCGAGGAGTGGCGCGCCGAACAGCGCCGTGCTGCCCTGAAGTGGCAACTGGCCGGGAAAATACAGTTCCCTTTTTCTGAAATGCGCCCCTATCAATCCCGGATGATGGAACACATCGAAGAAGCTCTGCTGGCGCGAAAGGACGCCATGGTGTGCGCCCCCACCGGGGTGGGGAAGACCGTGGCTGCCTTGATGCCGGTCCTTCGGTTTGCCCTGCTGGAAAATAAAAAGATCTTTTTTGTGACCTCCAAGACGACCCAGCAGCAATTGGTAGTGGAAACGGTGCGGCAAATTCTCGAGACCGCGGACGCCGCACAGAAGACGGCCGGCTTCAATGTTCTCGTCCTGCGCGCCAAAGAGAAGATGTGCGCCAATGACGTCTGCTTTTGCCATCCCGACTTCTGCAATTACGCCAAGAACTATTTCGCCAACCTCGCCGACTCGAAACTGGTGGACTACTTTTCCAGCCAGGCCCTGATGCTCCCCGATGAGATCTACGCGAAGGGGAGTCCCGCGGGCGTTTGCCCCTTCGAGCTTTCCCTGGAGCTGGTCAACCGTGCCGACCTGATCATCTGCGATTACAACTACGTTTTTGATCCGTGGATTTCGTTGCGGCTGTTTGCGGCGGGCGAACCCTTCGATCACTGCCTTTTGATCATCGATGAGGCACACAACCTCTATTCCCGCGGCCGCGAATACTACTCGCCGGAACTGGAACGCAACACGGTCCGCGAGTTGAAGGCCTGGGCGGAGTCACGGTGCAGGGGATTATCCAGTGATGCTCAGGGGTCTGTAGGGGCGCACAGTCGTGCGCCCTTGAGGTCTAATCAACAAGTTTCTCTCGACTTCACGGGGTCTGACGAACCCGATGACCGCGCCCTGTTCGACCGTCTGGCCACCTTTTTTACTGCTTTTGAAAACTACTTTGAACGCGTGGGGTTTTCGGCCCGCGAGCCGTTTGAAGGCAACCTCCCTGCCGAGCCCAAGTACATCGCCTCGCTGGATTTAAATTTTCTGACAAAACGGTGGTTCGAGCTGGAATCGATGATGCTGGATTACTTCATCTATCGAAAGCGCCGCCACGAGGTCCGACCCGACGATCCCTTCATTGATTTCTATTTTCAATTCTCCCGTTTTCTGAGCGTCGCCTCGATTGGCGGCAAGCAGTTCTCGACGATTTATGATGCGACCGAAAACAGCGAACGGCTGAAAATCGTTTGCAAAGACCCCTCCCGGCAGCTCGCGGCGCGCACAAGCGGTTTCTACAATGCCGCGGCGATGTCGGCGACGCTCGAACCGATGGAATTTTTCCGGGATGTATTGGGGTTCGAGAAGTCGCGGACCCTTTCCATCAGCCTGCCGTCGCCTTTTCCGCCCGAAAATCGGCTTATTGCCATCGTTCCCGAGGTCCTGACCACCTACAACCAACGATCTCGTTTTTACGAGAAGATCGCCCGCATCATTGAGTCAGCCGTACGGGTGCGGCCGGGAAACTATTTTGCCTTTTTCCCCTCGTTCGAGTTTCTGGTCTCCGTGCACAGGTTCTTGGACCTCCCGGATTTCCGCGTCGTGACGCAGCAGCGGGTGATGGACGAAGGGGCCCGGGCAGCGGTGCTGAAGGATCTGAGGACAGCGGCTGCTCCTTCGGTCGGGGATGTCCCTGTGGCTCAGGATGGAGATCCGGGAGAGGGTGGGATCGACACCAGGATTCGGCCACGTCCAAACCATAAAGCTTCCCTCCAGCAAGCTCGATCGACACTGGTCCTCGCCGTCCAGGGAGGAATTTTCGCGGAAGGGGTGGACTATCCAGGAGAGTCCTTGATCGGGGCCATCATTGTCGGCCCGGGGCTGCCCCGTGTCTCCTTCGAACAGGAACTCATGCGCCAGTATTACGACGAGGAATTCGCTGATGTGGAGGGCGGCGAGCGGTCGCGGGGATTCGCCTATGCGTACCTTTATCCCGGGATGAACCGTGTCATCCAGTCGGCCGGGCGTGTGATCCGCAGCGACACCGACCGCGGGATCATCGTCTTGATGGACCGCCGGTTTGCCCAGCATCCGTATATTGATCTAATGCCCGAACACTGGTACCGCTACTCACCGGAGGAATTGATTGCAACGGATCTTGAATCCGCCCTGAGGAAGTTTTGGGGAGGATGA
- a CDS encoding type II toxin-antitoxin system RelE/ParE family toxin, with product MANYKLLIKPSGAKELEDLPPKIRKQIANRIQHLSSEPRPLGSEKLSGQDKFRIRQGDYRILYAIHDDEGSIVIVKTGHRREVYR from the coding sequence GTGGCAAACTATAAACTCCTCATCAAACCGTCTGGCGCCAAAGAGTTGGAGGACCTACCCCCCAAGATTCGAAAACAAATTGCGAATCGGATTCAACACCTCAGCAGCGAACCACGTCCCCTTGGCTCTGAAAAGCTGTCCGGCCAGGACAAATTCCGTATTCGACAAGGCGATTACCGCATTCTCTATGCCATCCACGACGACGAAGGCTCGATTGTAATCGTAAAGACCGGTCATCGTCGCGAAGTCTACCGATGA
- a CDS encoding CopG family transcriptional regulator: protein MSDLRRSTVYLDPHLRKALRVKAAETEQSMSQLVNAAIRRSLEEDAQDLAVFDARAKEPNLAFENVLKNLKRRGKL, encoded by the coding sequence ATGAGTGACTTACGACGTTCCACCGTATATCTTGATCCCCATCTGCGCAAAGCGCTCCGCGTGAAAGCTGCCGAAACCGAGCAAAGCATGTCGCAGTTGGTGAATGCAGCTATCCGACGCAGTCTGGAGGAGGACGCCCAAGACCTTGCGGTCTTTGACGCGCGCGCCAAAGAGCCGAACTTGGCATTCGAAAATGTGCTCAAAAACCTGAAACGTCGTGGCAAACTATAA
- a CDS encoding DinB family protein, which produces MPRQSDSVDLAQAAIHTLATNNRIDIFLVENLSDELWSAKVPGAAKTVGAIVVHIHNVRCMWIKMLGHKLGIRPPLRLDRSRATRTESIGALRESHAALARILDLGLAAGGKVAGFPPDVMHFLGYFLAHDAHHRGQICLLARELGHALPKEVVIGMWHWYSRAKEAFE; this is translated from the coding sequence ATGCCACGCCAATCCGATAGCGTCGACCTCGCTCAGGCAGCGATCCACACCCTGGCCACAAACAATCGCATCGACATCTTCCTCGTCGAGAACCTGAGCGATGAGTTGTGGTCAGCGAAGGTGCCCGGGGCGGCGAAAACCGTCGGCGCGATCGTCGTCCACATCCACAACGTTCGGTGTATGTGGATCAAGATGCTTGGCCACAAGCTGGGTATCCGGCCGCCTCTGAGACTCGATCGGTCGCGAGCGACTCGTACCGAATCAATTGGCGCGCTTCGCGAAAGCCATGCCGCGCTTGCCCGCATCCTGGACCTCGGGCTTGCAGCGGGCGGTAAAGTGGCTGGTTTTCCGCCCGACGTCATGCACTTTCTTGGATACTTTCTTGCGCACGACGCCCACCATCGCGGCCAAATCTGCCTGCTGGCCCGCGAACTTGGCCACGCGCTTCCAAAAGAGGTCGTGATCGGCATGTGGCACTGGTATTCGAGAGCCAAGGAGGCGTTTGAGTGA
- a CDS encoding leucine-rich repeat domain-containing protein — MNHQHTSTLSGRPLVEAMASGSDMSTLRDANLDSCGLTKFPLEILRLSGLTSLSLFDNRLTEVPGDIAQLHLLQTLNISQNQLSAVPDSIDTLEHLEMLDLGHNHLTELPAYLGALRNLVFLYVSNNQLSSLPPSFAALSRLCYLNVADNCFHELPGWIAELRSLIELRVYNNSLTTLPSGTGALRNLVELQAYKNQITTLPDSIGQLLSLAKLNLQANHLSGLPESIGNLANLVELDLRFNHLSTLPSSICRLCSLEYLDLRANALTALPEDLHQLSHLRKLDLRWNRLGEHPRCLTMLANQGCIVYT; from the coding sequence ATGAACCACCAACACACGTCCACGCTGAGCGGTAGGCCACTGGTCGAAGCCATGGCCTCCGGTTCGGACATGTCGACACTGCGCGACGCAAATCTGGATAGTTGCGGCTTGACCAAGTTCCCACTCGAGATCTTGAGGCTATCCGGCCTGACAAGTCTCAGTTTGTTCGACAACCGGCTGACAGAGGTCCCGGGGGACATTGCTCAGTTACATTTACTGCAAACCCTCAACATCTCCCAGAATCAGCTCTCGGCGGTCCCCGACAGTATTGACACTCTTGAACATCTCGAAATGCTCGATCTGGGCCACAATCACCTTACTGAGCTGCCGGCCTACTTGGGCGCGCTGAGAAACCTGGTCTTTTTATATGTCAGCAACAACCAGTTAAGCAGCCTGCCCCCTTCCTTTGCTGCGCTCTCCAGGCTCTGTTATCTCAATGTTGCCGACAACTGCTTTCACGAACTGCCCGGCTGGATTGCCGAACTCCGCAGCCTCATTGAGCTTCGGGTTTACAACAATTCACTCACGACTCTTCCCTCAGGGACCGGCGCATTACGAAATCTTGTTGAGCTGCAGGCGTACAAGAATCAGATCACCACGTTGCCCGATTCCATCGGACAGTTGTTGTCACTCGCCAAGCTGAATCTTCAGGCCAATCATCTGTCCGGGCTTCCGGAATCCATCGGGAATTTGGCCAATCTGGTCGAATTGGACTTAAGGTTCAACCACCTTTCGACACTTCCTTCCAGTATTTGCCGTCTATGCTCTTTGGAATACCTGGATCTCCGCGCCAATGCGCTCACGGCCTTACCGGAGGACTTGCATCAACTGTCACACCTCCGTAAACTCGATTTGCGCTGGAATCGACTGGGGGAACACCCGCGTTGCTTGACGATGCTTGCCAATCAAGGGTGTATTGTTTACACGTGA
- a CDS encoding CPBP family intramembrane metalloprotease, protein MWKLLIIVGALLLAGYRVWSLRKRGVPAAAALGFGLDRRPFINLAVGTVISAAAMSAIFLLEWSRGLLAVTRVSPVAALAHDLSSFVAVPLIEEFLFRCALLGALLLLVRPPSVAIVISAGLFGGLHAVNANASVLSVVSTTLGGLAYGIAFAATERIWLPLGLHFGWNYAQARVFGFSISGGPVRGPAPFILQHDAGPALFTGGLYGPEGGVIGLGARVFVLTLVAAWLIFERRRDRSADRQTDDRSFKQRPV, encoded by the coding sequence ATGTGGAAACTACTGATCATCGTCGGTGCTTTGCTGCTCGCGGGCTATCGCGTATGGTCTCTGCGTAAACGCGGCGTTCCAGCGGCGGCGGCGTTGGGCTTTGGCCTGGATCGCCGCCCATTCATCAACCTCGCCGTCGGCACCGTCATCAGTGCCGCGGCCATGTCGGCGATCTTCCTGCTCGAATGGTCGCGCGGGCTGCTGGCGGTGACGCGCGTCAGCCCGGTCGCAGCGCTAGCCCACGATCTCTCGAGCTTCGTCGCCGTACCGTTGATCGAAGAGTTCCTGTTCCGGTGTGCTCTTCTCGGCGCCCTGCTGTTGCTGGTCCGCCCCCCATCCGTCGCCATCGTCATTTCGGCCGGGCTTTTTGGGGGGCTGCACGCAGTAAACGCGAACGCCAGCGTCCTCTCCGTTGTGAGCACAACCCTCGGCGGACTGGCGTATGGCATCGCATTTGCTGCGACTGAGCGGATCTGGCTGCCGCTCGGGCTCCATTTTGGCTGGAACTACGCTCAAGCCCGCGTGTTTGGGTTTTCGATCAGCGGCGGTCCTGTCCGCGGTCCCGCACCTTTTATTCTGCAGCATGACGCCGGTCCCGCTCTGTTCACGGGCGGCCTATATGGGCCGGAGGGCGGAGTCATCGGCTTGGGTGCGCGCGTGTTCGTTCTTACCCTGGTTGCAGCTTGGCTCATCTTCGAACGTCGGCGAGACCGCAGTGCCGATCGTCAGACGGATGATAGGTCGTTCAAACAAAGACCGGTGTGA
- a CDS encoding isoprenylcysteine carboxylmethyltransferase family protein: protein MAADHEHWWKGARGEWLVVTQVALIGLVFFGPRTVFGQPTWSFPFAAVCAVTGGVLMVAGSVVLLAGLVKLGPALTPLPYPKEGARLVETGPFALVRHPMYSGGLVLALGWALCVQGWLTLGYVVVLFLFLDRKSKREEKWLAKKYPTYGDYQRRVRKLVPFIY from the coding sequence ATGGCTGCCGATCACGAGCACTGGTGGAAGGGCGCGCGCGGTGAATGGCTGGTTGTCACCCAGGTGGCCCTGATCGGGCTGGTGTTCTTCGGTCCCCGCACGGTGTTTGGTCAACCCACATGGTCGTTTCCCTTTGCGGCGGTGTGTGCGGTTACCGGCGGAGTGTTGATGGTCGCGGGGAGCGTCGTGCTCCTGGCCGGGCTCGTTAAGCTGGGTCCCGCTTTGACGCCGTTACCGTATCCGAAGGAGGGCGCGCGGCTCGTCGAGACCGGTCCGTTCGCGCTTGTACGCCATCCGATGTACAGTGGCGGGCTTGTTCTCGCCTTGGGCTGGGCGCTTTGCGTTCAGGGTTGGCTAACCCTGGGGTATGTGGTTGTGTTGTTCCTCTTCCTCGACCGGAAGTCGAAGCGCGAAGAGAAGTGGTTGGCGAAAAAGTACCCGACGTACGGCGACTACCAGCGACGTGTGCGCAAGCTTGTTCCCTTCATATACTGA
- a CDS encoding alpha/beta hydrolase, with translation MEPLSTPGRTEQVNDMEMYYEIRGEGDPLVLLHGGGGVGANWELIFKSPPKGYRLVVPDLRGHGRSTNPLPEFTFRQSAKDVLGLLDRLGIERFKAIGLSLGAKTLLHIATQQPARVEAMVLVSATPYFPEQARSLMRQLTPENRSEAEWQQMRQWHKQGDEQIRKLWNQMNAVKDSYDDMNFTPPYLSTIVARTLIVHGDRDPLYPVGLAMGMYAAIPRSYLWIVPNGGHGPIFGEMSGRFVKTALAFLRGEWAGSNTDAHR, from the coding sequence ATGGAACCCCTCTCAACTCCGGGACGGACTGAGCAAGTCAACGATATGGAGATGTACTACGAAATTCGCGGAGAAGGCGATCCTCTGGTCCTGTTGCATGGCGGGGGTGGAGTGGGCGCGAATTGGGAGCTGATCTTCAAATCTCCTCCGAAGGGCTACCGGCTGGTGGTTCCAGACCTGCGGGGCCACGGGAGATCGACCAATCCATTACCGGAGTTTACCTTCCGGCAGTCGGCCAAGGACGTACTCGGACTGCTGGACCGTCTCGGTATCGAGCGGTTCAAGGCCATCGGCCTGAGCCTTGGGGCCAAGACGCTGCTTCACATCGCCACTCAGCAACCGGCCCGGGTGGAGGCCATGGTGCTGGTGAGCGCGACACCCTACTTTCCAGAGCAGGCGCGCTCGCTGATGCGCCAGTTAACGCCTGAAAATCGGAGTGAAGCCGAGTGGCAGCAGATGCGACAATGGCACAAACAGGGCGATGAGCAGATCCGGAAACTGTGGAATCAGATGAACGCGGTCAAGGACAGCTATGATGACATGAACTTCACGCCGCCTTACCTGTCCACGATTGTGGCCCGCACCCTGATTGTGCATGGCGACCGGGATCCGTTGTATCCGGTCGGCCTGGCGATGGGAATGTACGCGGCGATCCCTCGCTCGTACCTTTGGATTGTTCCAAACGGCGGGCATGGCCCCATTTTCGGCGAAATGAGCGGGCGCTTCGTCAAAACGGCGTTGGCCTTCTTGCGCGGCGAATGGGCAGGGAGTAACACGGACGCGCATCGTTAG